The Brassica napus cultivar Da-Ae chromosome C7, Da-Ae, whole genome shotgun sequence genomic interval TAGCTAGGACCAACCAAACTAAAACACAAAATGTCCTAACGAATACAATAAATataacgaattaaaaaaaaccataGTGCTTTATATTAGAAGCAATGCACCACTGAATCTGAACTCTCCAGAAGTATGACTCTGTTTCTGAAGCCTCTTATCATCTTCCTACATgattcatggcttgccctcctCTCTCTACTGGTAATCAAGATGTCATCTTTCTGACTTTCTCTATCATTCACTCGCCCTGTTTCTCTGCTCTGACAATAATTTCTTCCTTTGTCTCACGAGAAGAACTATGGATGGAGCTCTGAAGAGGCAGCTGGAGTTCCAAAAAGGCTCCAAGCATCCATTAAAACGACATGGGGGCGACAATTGAGGAGTTCACTTATGGTTCCACTATTCAAGTGTTTGGTGGCTTTTTGCTTGATAATCTCCCTCTTAGTTTTCATAGAGGGTGTTTACATGAACCTAGTAGTACTCTACGTTAAGTTATTTAAGCGAAAACCCgaaaaagtttataaatggaAGCCTATGCAAGAGGACATTGAGCTCGGAGATGAATCATATCCCATGGTCCTTGTCCAAATCCCAATGTACAACGAGAAAGAGGTATGCAATTTATatttgagaaaaagacaaaaataacactaaatcaagtttatgttcccaaactagcactcaaggtcaaaagtcacaaaaatagcacttaatgttttatcaaaagtcacaaacttagggtttagagttaaagtgtagggtttatgatttagggtttagggtttagattttagggtttagggtttagagtttagggtttagggtttagggtttatggtttagggtttagggtttagagtttaggggttaaggtttagagttgagaaatgaggttttggggataagatttcaaattttgaaaaataaaaaaaattaaaattttcaaaggataaacttagaaatgtgctattttggtcattttagtttttgagtgctatttttgtgatataaacttagaaatgtgctattttggagatttgccctatatattttatatcatgGACCGATATATTAAGATTAacctcaaaaatatatattgacagGAAATATAAAGATGTGAGATTCCTAACACTCACGACGTGTTCTTACACCGCAGGTCCTTAAATTATCTATAGGTGCTGCATGTAGACTAACATGGCCATTGGACCGCTTAATTGTTCAGGTTTTAGATGATTCCACTGATGAAACCATCAAGGTCTCTTGCTAATCAAGTCTGATTACTTAATCAGACACATATctgtatttttctaaaattattaatgTGAAAAGGATTGAAACGCAGGAGCTGGTGAACAATGAATGTGCAAAATGGGAAAGTAATTAAAGGCGTGAACATTAAGTGTGAGAGGAGAGACAATAGAAATGGCTACAAAGCAGGAGCTCTTAAACAAGGCATGAAACATAACTACGTGAAGCTTTGCAACTACGTAGCCATATTTGACGCTGACTTCCAACCGGCCGGAGCCTGATTACCTCCAACGCTCCGTCCCGTTCCTTGTACACAACCCTAATGTTGCTCTCGTTCAAGCCCGATGGAGATTCAGTACGTAGACTACGGTATCTAATTATATTTGACACACCTAAAAGAACTATAATTAGTAACTTTTCTCtgaacttttattttaaaattaattggaCACTAACAAAAGCAATcatttgttaaaataaattatatgcaTGCAATACCGGATATTCTTTCAAAAtgactttttttattattcatttcaCCAAAATTCCTTCATtcattttcattatatatacatatatatatatatatatatatatatatatatatatatatatatatatgagaaaaagacaaaaatagcactaaatcaagtttatgttcccaaactagcactcaaggtcaaaagtcacaaaaataacacttaatgttttatcaaaagtcacaaacttagggtttagagttaaatggtggggtttaggatttagagtttagggtttagggtttagggtttagggtttagagtttagggtttagggtttagattttagggtttagatattagggtttagggtttagagtttagggtttagggtttagggtttagggtttagagtttagggtttagggtttatggtttagggtttagggtttagagtttagggtttagggtttagagttgagaaatgaggttttggggataagatttcaaattttgaaaaataaaaaaaattaaaatttgcaaaggataaacttaaaaaggtgctattttggttattttagtttttgagtgctatttttgtgatataaacttaaaaggtgctattttggagatttgccctatatatatgtatatatatatatttatatatttttttaaaattaaaagctaATGATAATTCATCTTAAAACGAACTAGTAATAATTTGAATTCGTTCTCGATCGTACAGTATGTTGATTAGGCCGCTTTATTTTTCGGTCTAAGAAACGTAAGAAAAAGTCTACTTTCAAATTGGGTGATTCTGTGTGTGGGGTTCATCACATTGAACGCAAACAAGTGCTTGATGACGAGGATTCAAGAGATGTCACTCAACTACCACTTTATGGCAGAGCAAGAATCTGGATCCACTAGACATGCCTTTTTCAGCTTCAATGGTGCATTTTCCTATCATCATGTTAATTTCTCATTCCCCTCCACGGCTCCACCCCTTAAATCTTTCGTATTCACCTTGTTTGACTCTTATTAGTGGGATGGTAATCAACTTATGTGTTAATATTCGATGTTTAACATTAAATCTTTGTCAGGAACTGCGGGTGTATGGAGAATGGcggcgatgtaagaagctggaGGATGGAATGACCGAACCACCGTAGAAGACATGGACTTGGCCGTTCGTGCTGGTCTTCTCGGATGGAAGTTTGTCTTCCTCGATGACCTCACGGTATTCGATTATGTCCCTAATTAATTAaccattaatttttaataaagaaaactTGCCTCGAATCAATAAAATCCCCAACCTTAAAAACTCATATCATGTTAACTTTACTCGTCATACTGGATGATATCTAATATTCAATGATTGACATATACACATGTTGTCTATAAAAATCATTGCATAATGCATAATGCACACTGAGTTTTGTAGGTGAAAAGCGAGCTACCAAGCAAATTTAAGGCCTTTAGATTCCAGCAGCATCGATGGTCGTGTGGTCCAGCCAATCTCTTCAGGAAAATGATTATGGAGATTATTCGCAATAAGGtcttttccaaaaaaattgtttcatctTAAACACACACGTGCCAcaactattttgtttttttgtccaTCACCTTACTAGTATGAGATATGTGATGTGAGGCTGACGTACATTTTCTTGTTGAGTGgtaaatttcttttgttttttttcttcatttaactatatatcaatttttttcttatatgcttTACTGGAAATATGTAGATTTTGATGCTGAACTTGATTTGCTAATGTAATGGCCTAATGAGAAGATCGGGTTCAATCTAGTGTTATTTGGTTTGGGTAAAATATGTTACGTATTTGAAAGATTGATTGCTTTTGTTTTACTATACAAATAATTAACGTATTGTGTGTAATAACGAGCAGAGAGTGACGTTATGGAAGAAGTTGTATCTGAtatacagcttcttcttcttaaggAAGATCCTAGTCCACtttttcactttcttcttctactGCGTTGTTCTTCCTACAAGCGTCTTCTTCCCTGAAGTAAACATTCCAGCTTGGTCAACTTTCTTCATTCCCTCTCTGATCACTTTCTTCATCGTCATTGCTACACCAAGGTAATTGGTACTACACttcttgatttattttgttcaatataCAAACATATAGTATTAACCTTTTAAGTTACTATATCGTAGATCCTTCTATCTCGTGATATTTTGGGTCTTGTTTGAAAACGTGATGTCAATGCATCGGACAAAGGGAACTTTCATCGGTATACTCGAACGAGGAAGAGTGAATGAATGGGTTGTTACTGAGAAACTAGGAGATGCTCTTAAGACTACGCTACTTCCTCAAATTGGAAAACCTCGTAACGGGTGTTTCGAAAGGTAACTAACTAATGAGCTATGAACTAATCAAAGCAAAATAAACATAACAATATACTTAGAAGAGTGTTTGGTTTGTTGCAGCATGAACTCGAAGGAGATAATGATGGGGATTTACATATTGTGTTGCGCATGCTATGGACTTTTCTTTGGAAACACATTGTTATATCTCTATCTCTTCATGCAAGCGGTTGCTTTTCTCGTCTCTGGAGTTGGCTTTGTCGGGACTTGAAAGTATAACACTGAAAGACCTTTTGGTTCCTGATCAAGAACTTAGTTGATGCTTGATGAGCCGTTCTGAAGCTATAGTTTGATAATTTCTTGATCTTTTGTCTAGCTACTACGTTAGTTGTATGTTTCGTGAATTGAATAAGATGATGATGTAATAACATTTAACAACAACAATAGCATGGTGTAATCCACCTGAAATTCAAGAAATCTCTAATCTGCTTATAAGGACAAGCAAATTCTAGGTAAAAACAACAACATGCGAGAAGCAAGCGAACATGCTTCTCGGTGGTCGATCAGATCTAGACGCTGTTTTTCGGGATAGCAGTAACATATAACCTTTTTAGCGCGATTTCACTGGACTCATGTGCCAAAGAGATGCAACCTTCGTCTCTCCAGCTCAAGCTGTGTGATGAGGACAAAAATGCATTAATATCACAGACACAGAGGCTTAATTAACATTAGACAAAATGAAATGAAAGTGAGACTTACCACTTTCTTGACTCGGTTGTTGGCAGCATCAGTTCCTCCAAAGACACAATCGGAAAGATAGGGGCTACGTACCCGTACTTCTTTCATCACCAATATGTCTGAGTTTTCCCATTGCACCGGAAGCCTGTAATAGAAACCATATTCGATTCATTAGACAAATCATTCTTCTGCTGTACTTGCTGAAACGAAATTAGAAACAATGAAAATTTCAAGATATATAATGTCCAAAACCATGCATCTCGACTGTTTCTTAACTCTATCACAGAGAAGACTAATAACGAATCCTTTGAAGCCATAGCACACTACATCTATCTGATGAGGATCTACTCTCTCTCATATCTACTAAAGCTATCACTTTcaaaaacgttaaaaaaaaaggaaagaacttTTACGTCTTAGACAAGGCGTCGAAGATACTCTGGGCCTCAGCGGTAACACCAACACCCATTCTCTCAGCATCCGCTTCCGCTTGCCTGCCTCAAATACATTCTCCCACTTAAGCTAAAAGACTTTgcatgccaaaaaaaaaaaggattcaaCTTTAACTAATTCACCTGACAGCAactgcttctttagctcggagACCGTCGAGATTAACCCAACAGCTGTCCGTAAGAAACGGCTCCTCGGTTTTGCCCAAATACGAAAGCCCTGTGATGAAACTCGCATTCACCATCCGAGTGTTCTTCGTATGCCCAGGTCTCGGTTTCGAACCCTCTTGTGGAAAGAAAAGCCAATCACTTTCGTCAAGGATTCATCAAATTAAGCCAAAGAATCATAATCAAAAGTTTTAGAGTTCGAAAAGGATATCGAAAACGACGAAGTTGGGGATTGTATCGTACGCCATGACGATCCCTCTGAACTCATCTCCGGTGATTAGCTTCACCGAGTAGATATTCCCTACAGCGAATTTGTCGCCTTCGCTTCCTCCGATGACGTTGGCCACCGATGCTCCTGCTGGATCCATGGCGGCCGCCGTGAATCGCGCCTTCCGAAACGCCGAAGTACTAAAACGTGAAATGTTTTTATATGCATGCCACGATATGGGCCTTCTTTTAGCCCTATTACATAAATGGGCTTTTTGGAGATTATATAAAACGATGCGTTTTATTTCGTTTCCTAACGTCTGAACCGGAAATTCGATCTAAAACCAAATTACTTATCAGAAGTGGTTGTGATTTGCTCCACGCCTCCACCCTGAAGGAACTTACACGTGACTTGACCAAGAGGGCGAAGCTAGCAGGGCCGGCTTAGGTAAGGGGTGAGCGGTGCAACCCCCGGCCCAATCCGTTGTCTCCCtattttttaatacataatggccgatttttttaaaaaatacatgtattttatattaaaaataagaaaagtggtccaaatttttttttgtaggaaagtatttttttatttccatagaattatttttaaaaatacttctggtattttgaaaaaaacatatatctattagattttgtaaagaaaaataatagtttggaaattaaaaaaaaaaatttaccatgTCCCATGACACTATAGAGCCGGCTCTGAGCTAGAATAATTTTATTCAATGGGTGCACCAGTGCTAAACTATATAGCTGATATATTAATTAGTAGACATTGAATTTGAATTAAGGTTGCACAACTTCACTTTTGCCATCTAATACAccaatttgtttttaatgattttgtacATAAAAtggtaaataatattattatggGTGCACTTGCCCCCACATCTCTCAACCTGCCTTCGCCGGGCAAGAGCATGTGTTGTTACCACCTTCATCCCATTGTTGTTCCAATTTCTTGCAACTTGCTGTTTATATGATTGTAGTAGAGTATGTCTCTGATCATATTCTTATCTGAATTACCTGTTGTTTTCTTCCTATATTAGTATAGACTCACTCTTGTTTTTATATGTGCGGTTCAAACTTTAAGCAAAATGCGGAAagataaaacataaaatgaTTCACCCTTGAATGTATTATGTATATGATACTAGGGccggtccgcgctacgcgcggaatgtgatgtatgtttttgtgaaaatataaaACTTGTATAACCGTTTTTGTATGTTCATTTGGTTGACAGTGCAATTTAGTCGATGAGGGTCATCAACACCGGTCTATTGTTTTATTCGTTCATTTTCATTTTAGTAGTTTATAGAATAGTGACTTCGGTGACTAATTTGATTTTAAACCATGAAGTGTAACAACCaatccatatatattttttttgttaatacttCTGGTAACCAACAAATGAGATTAAAATAGTTTATAGTTTCTTCGCAGTAGCAAATAggatttaaaagtaaaaattggGAGTTAAGTTTTTGAAAATACCATCCGTAGTCAACTgaggaatatatataaaatatacctTGATAGGAAATATTGTTTGTcaataaagaaagaaacaatttttttttttgaagatcttTAGCTTTTAAGATTACAAAATGAAGCTATGACatgatttgttatatatatatatattatccaaTAAAATCTAtgattaatattttgtaaaacaataattgagaattttgaaaaattattttaaaaaatattttttttttcatttgtggGTGTAAATGCATATTACATaagaaaaaattttataaagttggtttttgtaagtagttttttaaagttttttgtgagcttttttaaatataactaatactACTATTTTAACCAAACTTCCGTTGTTCTTTGATGTTGGTTGCATCAAGTCTTGAGTTAGCAAATTATCAAATGGTGTAACCTAAGTATGGATTTGTTAGATGAGCATATCGAGAACTTTCATTTTGGGAATCCATAACCGCAAAAATccatttatgtttaattattttatatttttggtttatatttggttAGTCTAAAATTTGGTTTacttgggttttttttttggttttgggcaTTACTCGGATACTGATTTATATTGTGATTTTATAAACGTATCGAAGCTACTTATCTAGACCGGTCAagtttaatataaaaatgaacatcatgaaacaaagataaaataatgagaaaattgccaaatataactcacaacttgatttcaaacacaaagGTAAATCCAatcttgaatcaaatgcaaaagtaacctaaaaagctattgaaattacaaccagccccttgtgaacaaacaaaaaaaccgaaatttttttacgtttctaacccccgtaagtcgtctggacgacttactggaaagtcgtctggtctagttctacttagaaataatttacaaattttgtaaaaagtattttgataagtgaaaaattgaaatcatgtaattaagatatgttttaagagatataaattaagatataacaaaatttaattgttttcaacatagatgagtgaaagtagtgagtcatgatattctttggtttaggttttgccaacatatgttgtagtattgtatgtgttcttagggttagattttggaatgcataaatgtttttttgaaaattttaaaatttacctaagtgtgtttatttatgtgtatagtaaacactatttaagtataactacggCTTTATAAcatggttagttagttaatttagtcaatttagtttgggttaaatttagggtctgCGACGaattactagtaagtcgtccgatgtacaatattcaacagacgacttactagtaagtcgtccaaaccggaccgaacctttaattttttacaatgtacttttaaacctaaccggattatttaccgaccatatataaggtgttttctttttttattcactGTTTCGCGAAAATCAGAAAACCCTAACGCcatttctctcaaaggcgattttgatggcgatttccgtcgattctctttaattgtttgagatggttgtctttgattgttttgcaggcaaaaaaaaatggagatgccaaaactcccccgtaggatatatacattaggggaagagcccccgcagtgcatagcatttcgtatcatacttgttggacgttgcatactgctttaaagaaagctcttcatgatgatgaatatgaagagctgaaggagtcgaagttgggagttttcatcaagttccagGAGCTGGAatttgattgggcttcaaggctggttcactacatgctcggtttccagctggacataaagaagaaatatgagctgtggagtctcgttggtccacaacctgtgaggttttcactgttagagtttggaaacctcactggtctaaactgcgagtacatcgaggaccttgagagacctcaTTGTAttgttacaaaggagttgacttctttTTGGGAGATGTTGGGAGTTCATGTCGAAGCTGGGCCATCTACTCAGGAGATAATAGCAACATTTGAGAGATGCGAATggtggtctcgggatgatcgcaagcggcttgcgtaccttgccatcttcactggatacattGAAAGGAGAAAGTATTCAACCTCTACACGGGTTAGTCtagcaaggctagtgatggagctagaacggtttgagaattatccatgggggagagtcgcgtttaaggtgctgatggactctgtgaAGGGCAGAGATATTTCGGGTTGTTACAATATTAATGGGTTTGCGCAAGCTCTCCAGGTCTGGGTGTACACAGCTCTTCCAGAATTGGGTGCTACTTATGGTAATCCTCTCCCAAAcaatccgtctccaccgatactggcttacaagggtcgcaaaggacgcatacagtttaaagaggctatcctcagttaggtatttacttcaatctggaCGACTTCACAGAAggcttataattaagtcgtctgataagtcttccaactgaacgacttagtagaagacttataattaagtcgtctggaaagtcttgcAGCTagatgacttagtagaagacttataattaagtcgtctgggaagactATCCTTAAAACCTTGTTCAAGGACATAGCTGATGCCATGAGGGAAGggtttgggacgtgccttaaggagatcaagtatttttcggaaagggtggaagctgtggagaagaaggttggtatcaCCACAAAAAGGAAACGGACATCATCTCAAAACACTACCTCTCCACCTAAACCGACGCTCGAACCCGAGGTTAGTAACGAATCCTCTCCCAACAAGTGATTGactagacaaagtcttaagaataagaactgaaaagttgcatttgctttgtttcttgtatgtcagaacatgtgtgctttgtttatagtgtatggattttatatatgtattttgtttcatatttgaagacactcattggttattattgtttgaaatggatctttggttattattgtataaagccatcttgtatattgcagagtgaaagtgttaATGGGACGAACGTGGGAAGGAAGAGCTTGGCGGAGGATAAATGTCCAGATGTGCCCGCAGATGCTAGTTCCTCGAaagataaagctccagaacCAACCTTGTTCTATTGGACAAAAATTAACCCACTGTTTCGGATTTACAGAAGGAGGATGCTAGATATTAGGAAAAGAGGGAGGTTGATTTGGCACTTTGACgtgcaaagagtgatcgaacaaggaaacttgctgcctcacagcaatctccttatacggcaaacaGCACGGCCAGagtgatcattccaaacaaaaagctttatccaggctataatccttttgcaccaattgacaagaagaagttgaaggagctcgctgattggttgaaaacttgtccgtaagtgtttgcttttcccataatagcttgctttagtctacaaaaattttgtttttcaacattttgtgtttgcagtcattatagaACATCTCTCGATAAAAAACCACGTAAAAGTAGAATTTGGTGGTATCAAATCCTCTGAACCTCCTTAGAGTGGCTGGAGgactgtgtaagtcttctgctatgacttagatgacttactgataagtcttctttgtagacgacttaccaataagtcgtctggtaagtcgtctacgtagaagactaaccagtaagtcgtctgatattTTCTGACTTGTACcctattttatatgcagcatattgatgcttggattaatgtgttgaggaagaggtacgacgctaacccacaacatttcaggagtgagagaatgtgcttccttgatcatctctttgctcagcaatggagattcaacatcaaggattttaaggactcgGAGCCCGATcagaacggtttaggaagaag includes:
- the LOC106371045 gene encoding uncharacterized protein LOC106371045; its protein translation is MDPAGASVANVIGGSEGDKFAVGNIYSVKLITGDEFRGIVMAYDTIPNFVVFEEGSKPRPGHTKNTRMVNASFITGLSYLGKTEEPFLTDSCWVNLDGLRAKEAVAVRQAEADAERMGVGVTAEAQSIFDALSKTLPVQWENSDILVMKEVRVRSPYLSDCVFGGTDAANNRVKKVLELERRRLHLFGT